In a genomic window of Zingiber officinale cultivar Zhangliang chromosome 9B, Zo_v1.1, whole genome shotgun sequence:
- the LOC122024941 gene encoding auxin-responsive protein IAA4-like — translation MGGYCNSPSSSIDSSCDPDLSTSSIFEQRRDLSTELRLGLSLSSSSLQHNSHKEKDPLSDWPPIKPLLRSTLEGKAHQSNSETFFVKVYMEGVPIGRKLDLFAHDGYDDLIKSLRRMFRTTITCSHVSQVPLEKSHVLTYEDEEGDWMMVGDVPWELFLSTVKKLKITRVDKC, via the exons ATGGGAGGATACTGTAACTCCCCTTCTTCTTCCATAGACAGCAGCTGTGACCCTGACCTCAGCACATCTTCCATCTTTGAGCAAAGGAGAGACTTGAGCACTGAGCTAAGGCTAGGCCTTAGCCTCTCTTCATCCTCTTTACAACACAACTCTCATAAGGAAAA GGATCCACTTTCTGACTGGCCACCAATCAAACCACTTCTTAGGAGCACACTCGAGGGCAAAGCGCATCAGAGTAACTCTGAGACATTCTTTGTAAAGGTTTACATGGAGGGAGTTCCAATTGGCAGGAAACTCGACTTGTTCGCGCATGATGGCTACGATGATCTGATAAAGTCCCTTCGTCGAATGTTTAGGACGACGATCACAT GCTCCCATGTTTCCCAAGTGCCACTAGAGAAGAGCCATGTGCTGACTTACGAGGACGAAGAGGGAGATTGGATGATGGTCGGAGATGTGCCATGGGA GTTGTTCTTGAGCACCGTCAAGAAATTGAAGATCACTAGAGTTGACAAATGCTAG
- the LOC122023657 gene encoding enolase-phosphatase E1-like isoform X2, translated as MLSLQKMEKIVSDDTNITDEPSLSKPEDVEGNEQGGKIIQVDVASAEAKDEKKKEDIAIEEAKEDIERPAEDKGLHDSTDVPNTQPAEVSEASFSEDPVEAPKEIAQESFEISNSSLLEIDKHVEPSSQSHANGTKDPVGAPKELEISETATEEEKGVQESTADVSATDDNPVEQVPETVAQEPSEATLVTTTGAAEKPADEEVTVDTVELVSRQLPKEELPHSGATEPTECPVNEVVSEPEDKTVVVSSDDTPTSEVVEGIAELETEAKMKDQENNIDNEKTTLTDTAQSITEGVVVTEDAENGNLQVQNPNSVELTRDIKMVGVETEVPSNNQLETESKPNKQTLLDKFANENTEEKKQEPAQVDPGILTETNKDGDATKADEETTKAELSGKKSKNIMSKVKQSIVKVKKALIGKSPSSKTMVAEGIDDTKAK; from the exons ATGCTAAGTTTACAGAAGATGGAGAAGATCGTTTCAGATGATACAAATATTACTGATGAGCCGAGTCTTTCAAAGCCTGAGGATGTAGAAGGAAATGAACAAGGGGGGAAAATCATACAGGTGGACGTAGCAAGTGCTGAAGCAAAGgatgaaaagaaaaaagaagataTTGCGATCGAGGAGGCGAAGGAAGACATAGAAAGACCAGCGGAAGACAAGGGCTTACATGATTCAACTGATGTACCTAATACTCAACCAGCCGAGGTTTCAGAAGCATCTTTCTCCGAAGATCCAGTTGAGGCACCGAAAGAAATTGCTCAAGAATCATTTGAAATAAGCAATTCCTCCTTGCTAGAAATCGACAAGCATGTCGAACCGTCCTCCCAGAGCCATGCCAATGGCACAAAAGATCCAGTTGGAGCACCAAAAGAACTCGAGATTTCAGAAACTGCTACCGAAGAAGAAAAAGGTGTTCAAGAATCGACAGCAGATGTTTCTGCAACAGATGACAATCCTGTCGAACAGGTGCCTGAAACGGTTGCTCAGGAGCCTTCTGAAGCAACCTTAGTCACCACCACTGGCGCAGCAGAAAAACCGGCAGATGAGGAGGTTACAGTTGATACAGTTGAATTAGTCAGCCGTCAGCTACCCAAGGAAGAACTTCCTCACAGTGGAGCTACAGAGCCAACTGAATGCCCTGTAAATGAG GTAGTTTCAGAACCCGAGGACAAAACTGTCGTCGTATCTTCGGATGACACTCCCACTAGTGAAGTTGTTGAAGGTATCGCAGAGCTAGAAACTGAGGCTAAAATGAAGGATCAAGAGAATAATATAGACAACGAAAAAACGACTTTAACTGACACAGCACAATCCATTACTGAAGGTGTTGTAGTTACTGAAGATGCAGAGAACGGAAATTTGCAAGTACAAAATCCAAATTCGGTCGAACTCACTCGAGACATTAAAATGGTTGGAGTTGAAACTGAGGTGCCTTCCAACAATCAGTTAGAGACAGAATCAAAGCCAAATAAGCAAACTCTTCTGGATAAATTTGCAAATGAGAACacagaagagaagaagcaagagCCTGCACAAGTTGACCCTGGAATTTTAACTGAAACCAACAAAGATGGCGATGCTACAAAAGCAGATGAAGAGACTACTAAAGCAGAACTATCAGGTAAGAAATCTAAAAACATAATGTCAAAAGTGAAGCAGTCGATTGTAAAGGTGAAGAAGGCATTGATTGGGAAGTCACCAAGTTCCAAAACCATGGTAGCTGAAGGAATTGATGACACAAAAGCTAAGTAG
- the LOC122023657 gene encoding fibrous sheath CABYR-binding protein-like isoform X1, whose protein sequence is MLSLQKMEKIVSDDTNITDEPSLSKPEDVEGNEQGGKIIQVDVASAEAKDEKKKEDIAIEEAKEDIERPAEDKGLHDSTDVPNTQPAEVSEASFSEDPVEAPKEIAQESFEISNSSLLEIDKHVEPSSQSHANGTKDPVGAPKELEISETATEEEKGVQESTADVSATDDNPVEQVPETVAQEPSEATLVTTTGAAEKPADEEVTVDTVELVSRQLPKEELPHSGATEPTECPVNEVPEIAQSESSDVVPTEPKQVQIEIIAAELSDTQVVSEPEDKTVVVSSDDTPTSEVVEGIAELETEAKMKDQENNIDNEKTTLTDTAQSITEGVVVTEDAENGNLQVQNPNSVELTRDIKMVGVETEVPSNNQLETESKPNKQTLLDKFANENTEEKKQEPAQVDPGILTETNKDGDATKADEETTKAELSGKKSKNIMSKVKQSIVKVKKALIGKSPSSKTMVAEGIDDTKAK, encoded by the coding sequence ATGCTAAGTTTACAGAAGATGGAGAAGATCGTTTCAGATGATACAAATATTACTGATGAGCCGAGTCTTTCAAAGCCTGAGGATGTAGAAGGAAATGAACAAGGGGGGAAAATCATACAGGTGGACGTAGCAAGTGCTGAAGCAAAGgatgaaaagaaaaaagaagataTTGCGATCGAGGAGGCGAAGGAAGACATAGAAAGACCAGCGGAAGACAAGGGCTTACATGATTCAACTGATGTACCTAATACTCAACCAGCCGAGGTTTCAGAAGCATCTTTCTCCGAAGATCCAGTTGAGGCACCGAAAGAAATTGCTCAAGAATCATTTGAAATAAGCAATTCCTCCTTGCTAGAAATCGACAAGCATGTCGAACCGTCCTCCCAGAGCCATGCCAATGGCACAAAAGATCCAGTTGGAGCACCAAAAGAACTCGAGATTTCAGAAACTGCTACCGAAGAAGAAAAAGGTGTTCAAGAATCGACAGCAGATGTTTCTGCAACAGATGACAATCCTGTCGAACAGGTGCCTGAAACGGTTGCTCAGGAGCCTTCTGAAGCAACCTTAGTCACCACCACTGGCGCAGCAGAAAAACCGGCAGATGAGGAGGTTACAGTTGATACAGTTGAATTAGTCAGCCGTCAGCTACCCAAGGAAGAACTTCCTCACAGTGGAGCTACAGAGCCAACTGAATGCCCTGTAAATGAGGTTCCTGAAATTGCTCAATCTGAAAGTTCAGATGTTGTTCCTACTGAGCCTAAGCAAGTTCAAATTGAAATCATTGCTGCCGAACTGTCCGATACACAGGTAGTTTCAGAACCCGAGGACAAAACTGTCGTCGTATCTTCGGATGACACTCCCACTAGTGAAGTTGTTGAAGGTATCGCAGAGCTAGAAACTGAGGCTAAAATGAAGGATCAAGAGAATAATATAGACAACGAAAAAACGACTTTAACTGACACAGCACAATCCATTACTGAAGGTGTTGTAGTTACTGAAGATGCAGAGAACGGAAATTTGCAAGTACAAAATCCAAATTCGGTCGAACTCACTCGAGACATTAAAATGGTTGGAGTTGAAACTGAGGTGCCTTCCAACAATCAGTTAGAGACAGAATCAAAGCCAAATAAGCAAACTCTTCTGGATAAATTTGCAAATGAGAACacagaagagaagaagcaagagCCTGCACAAGTTGACCCTGGAATTTTAACTGAAACCAACAAAGATGGCGATGCTACAAAAGCAGATGAAGAGACTACTAAAGCAGAACTATCAGGTAAGAAATCTAAAAACATAATGTCAAAAGTGAAGCAGTCGATTGTAAAGGTGAAGAAGGCATTGATTGGGAAGTCACCAAGTTCCAAAACCATGGTAGCTGAAGGAATTGATGACACAAAAGCTAAGTAG